One stretch of Lucilia cuprina isolate Lc7/37 chromosome 6, ASM2204524v1, whole genome shotgun sequence DNA includes these proteins:
- the LOC111686572 gene encoding peregrin — MGLDFDALEYCKSVKVKQSQPPYACPVPKCDRSYKSVIGLQYHLLNYDHDNPQPLTPVITPNRKKARPRGGTHSTPKGGAGAGGTGAGDDEQNGSKGCNNRNITNPESLVSYNDEEQTVTFNIEGKSVRLGINDPLPFIEEEEYVELVERGCIVNADAPPLEENAPWAKVKVPEARFQEIPDYNVPDAPPRPLAYYRFIEKSAEELDGEIEYDVDEEDSAWLEWMNEEREKTGHNAVNIDTMELLMDRLEKESYFQAAANGTATGNEVDDDAVCCICMDGECQNTNVILFCDMCNLAVHQDCYGVPYIPEGQWLCRRCLQSPSTPVNCVLCPNTGGAFKQTDRGQWAHVVCALWIPEVRFANTVFLEPIDSIETIPPARWRLTCYVCKEKGLGACIQCHRNSCYAAFHVTCAQQAGLYMTMDVNENAAHNDSSAHVQKYAFCHAHTPDHAKSKLNLKDFEDARHKMKEARKALAKKRSSAPVVLIPTIPPDRIQEIASMVHMQKKKEFLDRLVAYWTMKRKYRNGVPLLRRLQSQGNHHGVIQRNGIEGSPDTSELYRQLKYWQCLRQDLERARLLCELVRKREKLKAAYVKICEQVVMLEVNPLEAVLTKLLDALEARDTSEIFREPVNTSEVPDYLDIVSHPMDLGTMRAKLKTYTHLDQLQTDFDLMIQNCLAYNNKDTVFYRAGIRMRDQANPLFQQAREALAREGLLDTSQTDSTDHVEKEIEDELHQLLAATPCEAIVQKLLILADKSQVLKNPTYRTKKIKQIRLEISRMRKAIQKARMQARHNVSVGANSQTEEDEEMEENHNVEDMDVDIPTPPVKSHTINLLQQQDKFVQSTPKRSRKTARNPPRSRQQHHPTRQNHHNLSEDDDDDDDSLHNQANGSEDEEDGDDTMGEESKGASNNTTQTPPCSPVKSLNSSASPVGVNRRTAVLFTRKAQAALKRPTETTTTTTTTTPVKEEIHNSAISTPVSTMGSLITSANNAAASAVAPASLVSSALSLSNKLSGGLNQLTPLSASINQVSATLSSGKSPKRNARHKRLNEMRNSSSMSPKKSPNRTGAPPGSVTGLLGSTTVTNTATSSILGAAQQSTLLPSASAPPTITPLTPATNLSSYQHIPDKFRVYRTNNERDVSESDDDDMSDISGSPCSSCSGFSVSGSGSDYDSSDDDDDEEDEDDDDEKSEPEVEENNTRDRPDIEMNDSTTIGADDQANNGQAMSCSGDSDVGNVDADSDTQTRSITRRTPTPLDKRARNTIRSKQRRRLASAQPNADSTLAHNTSPAVTMAAKTATRSSIKQRNATPTPNNVNNTKTRKSHSVASAEAAASAVSANSNGKTKVNNTNNESPDSNSTTQHLIKPPLEPLQLVWAKCRGYPWYPALILDPKTPKGFVYNGVPLPAPPTDVLALRKNYPHDMEVFLVLFFDAKRTWQWLPAVKLEILGIDKELDQQKLVESRKPTERKAVKKAYQHALHYQSQVSDLEGQGPDPIM, encoded by the exons GCGTGTCCCGTACCAAAATGTGATCGTAGCTACAAGTCGGTAATTGGTCTGCAATACCATTTGCTCAACTATGATCATGACAATCCACAGCCACTGACACCGGTTATCACGCCAAACCGCAAGAAAGCCCGTCCGCGTGGTGGTACACATTCGACACCAAAAGGTGGTGCTGGAGCTGGTGGAACAGGTGCAGGTGATGATGAACAGAACGGCAGTAAAGGATGTAATAATCGCAATATAACAAATCCTGAATCCTTAGTCTCGTACAATGATGAAGAGCAAACAGTGACGTTTAATATAGAGGGAAAAAGTGTACGTTTAGGTATAAATGATCCGTTGCCGTTTATTGAGGAGGAAGAATATGTTGAATTAGTGGAAAGGGGCTGCATAGTAAATGCTGATGCTCCGCCGTTAGAAGAGAATGCGCCATGGGCAAAAGTTAAAGTGCCAGAGGCTCGGTTTCAAGAAATTCCAGATTACAATGTACCAGATGCACCACCTAGACCCTTAGCCTACTATCGTTTCATTGAAAAGTCGGCCGAAGAGCTTGATGGTGAGATCGAATATGATGTCGATGAAGAGGATTCCGCCTGGCTTGAGTGGATGAACGAGGAACGTGAAAAAACCGGTCATAATGCTGTTAATATCGATACAATGGAACTGTTAATGGATCGTTTAGAAAAGGAATCATATTTTCAAGCTGCCGCCAACGGTACAGCTACTGGAAATGAGGTTGACGACGATGCCGTTTGCTGTATTTGTATGGATGGTGAATGTCAAAAtacaaatgtaattttattttgcgATATGTGTAATTTGGCCGTACATCAAGATTGTTATGGTGTCCCCTACATTCCCGAAGGACAATGGCTGTGTCGGCGTTGTTTACAATCGCCAAGTACGCCGGTGAATTGTGTGCTTTGTCCCAATACGGGTGGAGCATTCAAACAAACAGATAGGGGTCAGTGGGCACATGTTGTGTGTGCCCTATGGATACCTGAAGTTCGTTTTGCCAATACGGTATTTTTGGAACCAATAG ATTCCATTGAAACCATACCTCCTGCTCGCTGGCGTCTAACGTGTTACGTTTGCAAAGAGAAAGGTTTGGGCGCATGCATTCAATGTCATCGCAACAGTTGTTACGCGGCTTTTCATGTAACCTGTGCACAGCAGGCTGGCCTTTACATGACCATGGATGTAAACGAAAATGCTGCTCATAATGACTCTTCTGCGCATGTTCAAAAGTATGCATTCTGTCATGCGCATACTCCTGATCACGCCAAGTCGAAATTGAATCTTAAAGATTTCGAAGATGCTCGTCATAAAATGAAAGAGGCACGTAAGGCGTTGGCGAAAAAGCGTTCATCGGCACCAGTGGTTCTTATACCGACTATACCGCCCGACCGTATACAAGAAATAGCAAGTATGGTACAcatgcaaaagaaaaaagaatttcTAGACCGACTCGTCGCCTACTGGACGATGAAACGTAAATATCGAAATGGTGTGCCGCTCTTGCGACGACTGCAGTCGCAAGGAAATCACCATGGTGTAATACAGCGTAATGGCATAGAGGGAAGCCCCGATACTTCGGAATTATATCGCCAATTGAAATATTGGCAATGCTTGAGACAAGATTTGGAAAGGGCTCGTTTACTGTGTGAGTTGGTTAGGaaaagagaaaaacttaaaGCGGCGTATGTGAAAATATGCGAACAAGTGGTTATGTTAGAAGTAAATCCATTAGAGGCAGTTCTTACCAAGCTCTTAGATGCTTTAGAAGCTCGTGATACCTCAGAAATATTCCGAGAACCTGTAAATACTAGTGAAGTACCCGACTATTTAGATATTGTTAGTCATCCAATGGATTTGGGTACAATGAGAGCGAAACTTAAAACCTACACACACCTCGACCAACTGCAAACCGATTTTGATCTTATGATACAGAACTGTTTGGCCTATAACAACAAGGATACGGTTTTCTATCGAGCTGGTATACGAATGCGTGACCAAGCCAATCCATTGTTTCAACAAGCCCGAGAGGCTCTGGCCCGTGAAGGTCTCTTAGATACGAGTCAAACGGACTCGACGGACCATGTCGAAAAAGAAATTGAAGATGAATTGCATCAACTATTGGCAGCCACGCCATGTGAGGCTATTGTACAAAAACTCCTTATACTGGCAGATAAATCTCAGGTTTTAAAGAATCCCACGTATCGCACAAAGAAAATCAAGCAAATCCGTTTAGAGATCTCGCGCATGCGTAAGGCAATACAAAAAGCAAGAATGCAAGCT CGCCACAATGTCAGCGTGGGAGCCAACTCACAAACAGAAGAAGATGAAGAAATGGAGGAAAATCATAATGTAGAAGATATGGATGTCGATATACCAACGCCCCCCGTTAAATCTCATACTATCAATCTTCTGCAGCAACAAGATAAGTTTGTACAATCAACACCAAAACGCAGTCGAAAAACCGCTCGAAATCCGCCTCGTTCTCGTCAACAACATCATCCTACGCGTCAGAATCATCATAATCTCAGCGAAGATGACGATGACGACGATGACAGTCTTCACAATCAGGCAAACGGCAGCGAAGATGAAGAAGATGGTGATGATACAATGGGCGAGGAGTCAAAAGGCGCTAGTAATAATACAACACAAACACCACCTTGTAGTCCAGTTAAAAGTCTAAATAGCAGCGCATCACCTGTGGGCGTCAATAGAAG AACTGCGGTGCTGTTTACACGTAAAGCGCAGGCCGCACTTAAACGACCCACAGAGACGACAACGACCACTACGACTACAACTCCCGTTAAGGAGGAAATTCATAACTCTGCCATATCAACGCCAGTCTCGACAATGGGTTCTCTCATAACATCTGCTAACAATGCTGCGGCATCTGCCGTAGCTCCAGCTTCTCTTGTCTCCTCAGCCTTATCGTTAAGCAATAAACTAAGTGGTGGCCTTAATCAACTGACGCCGCTGTCGGCCAGCATTAATCAGGTTTCTGCAACCCTGTCATCAGGAAAATCACCGAAGCGTAATGCACGTCATAAAAGATTAAACGAAATGCGCAATAGTTCTTCAATGTCACCGAAAAAGTCTCCAAATCGGACAGGTGCGCCACCCGGATCTGTTACTGGTCTATTGGGATCGACAACAGTAACAAACACTGCAACTTCGTCAATTTTAGGAGCAGCACAACAATCAACATTGCTACCATCAGCATCAGCGCCGCCAACAATAACACCTTTAACGCCTGCAACTAACTTAAGTAGTTATCAACATATTCCTGATAAATTTCGAGTTTATCGTACGAACAATGAGCGTGATGTTAGCGAAAGTGATGATGATGACATGAGTGATATCTCTGGTAGTCCATGTAGTAGTTGTTCTGGTTTTAGTGTAAGTGGCAGTGGTTCAGATTACGACTCAAGTGACGACGACGATGACGAAGAAGATGAAGATGACGACGATGAAAAGAGCGAGCCAGAGGTGGAAGAAAATAATACCCGTGACAGACCAGACATTGAAATGAATGATAGTACTACAATAGGAGCTGATGATCAAGCCAACAATGGCCAAGCCATGAGTTGTAGCGGTGATAGTGATGTAGGAAATGTTGATGCTGATTCCGATACTCAAACACGAAGCATTACCCGGCGAACACCCACACCTTTAGATAAACGAGCACGTAATACAATACGTTCGAAACAAAGGCGGAGATTAGCATCAGCCCAGCCCAATGCAGACTCAACGCTTGCTCACAATACCTCTCCTGCTGTTACAATGGCTGCTAAGACGGCAACACGTTCGTCCATTAAACAACGAAACGCTACACCCACAccaaataatgtaaataatacaAAGACACGTAAAAGTCATAGTGTAGCTTCGGCGGAGGCGGCCGCTTCAGCTGTTTCAGCTAACAGTAATGGTAAAACGAAAGTGAACAATACAAATAATGAGTCCCCCGACTCAAATAGTACGACACAGCATTTGATAAAACCTCCCCTTGAGCCGTTACAGCTGGTCTGGGCAAAATGTCGCGGCTATCCTTGGTATCCAGCCTTGATATTAGATCCAAAAACCCCTAAGGGGTTTGTTTATAATGGCGTGCCATTACCTGCTCCTCCTACCGATGTTTTAGCTTTGCGCAAAAACTATCCTCACGATATGGaggtatttttagttttatttttcgatGCCAAACGAACTTGGCAATGGTTACCCGCCGTCAAACTTGAGATACTAGGCATTGACAAGGAATTGGATCAACAGAAACTCGTTGAATCCCGTAAACCCACAGAACGTAAAGCTGTTAAGAAAGCCTATCAGCATGCTTTACATTATCAAAGTCAAGTTTCCGATTTAGAAGGTCAAGGACCGGATCCGATTATGTGA
- the LOC111686666 gene encoding electron transfer flavoprotein beta subunit lysine methyltransferase-like isoform X2, which yields MYACLFVCILQNKQIEENILKETKISREHLTPEISLHLITPECRLFHEPQLEVENRIFDNDPFWAFYWPGGQALSKFVLENPDVVRNKSVLDVGSGCGATSIAAIMKNAKYAVANDIDDAASYAVLLNAKLNGISLEKLKTSSDNLIGSNISEDIIFIGDLFYDEEIAEILLPWLHKCCSEGKLIFIGDPGRHGLTENRLNFMKKLATYELTENCCIENRGFKYVNVWRFQ from the exons attacaaaacaaacaaatcgaAGAGAATATATTGAAAGAGACAAAAATATCACGTGAACATTTGACACCGGAAATATCACTGCATTTAATAACACCTGAATGTAGACTTTTTCACGAACCCCAATTGGAGGTGGAAAATCGTATATTTGATAATGATCCATTTTGGGCATTCTATTGGCCGGGAGGTCAAGCTTTAAGCAA ATTTGTTTTGGAAAACCCAGATGTTGTTAGGAACAAGTCCGTTTTAGATGTTGGCAGTGGTTGTGGTGCCACTTCTATAGCAGCCATaatgaaaaatgcaaaatatgctgTAGCCAATGATATTGATGATG ctGCCAGCTACGCTGTTCTGCTCAATGCAAAATTAAATGGAATAAGTctagaaaagttaaaaacttcAAGTGATAATTTAATTGGTTCTAATATTTCCGAAGATATCATTTTCATAGGTGACCTTTTCTATGACGAAGAAATTGCTGAAATTCTTTTGCCATGGTTGCACAAGTGTTGCAGTGAgggtaaattaatttttattggtgATCCCGGACGTCATGGTTTAACGGAGAATCGtttgaattttatgaaaaaattagcCACATACGAACTAACTGAAAATTGTTGTATTGAAAATAGAGGTTTTAAGTATGTAAATGTTTGGAGATTTCAATAA